The following are encoded together in the Mesoterricola sediminis genome:
- the argF gene encoding ornithine carbamoyltransferase: protein MAVNLKGRSFLTLMDFTVEEVRYLLDLSRDLKAKKRMGIYNDVLKGKNIVLLFEKTSTRTRCAFEVAALEEGAHVTFLDSNSSQMGKKESLEDSAKVLGRFYDGIEYRGYKQEVVEALAKHAGVPVWNGLTDVDHPTQILADFLTIEEHVAKPLNKVKLVFCGDIRNNMSYALMYGAAKTGMHFVGLGPKALAPSEDVLARAREAAKETGAILEITDDPAAVAGADVIYTDVWASMGEEAQIPERVRLLTPYRVTLDLLKRTGNPDVIFLHCLPAFHDFETKLAKDMKEQGHDIREVTDEVFRSRHCKAFDEAENRMHTIKAVMVATL, encoded by the coding sequence ATGGCAGTCAACCTGAAGGGCCGCAGCTTCCTGACCCTCATGGACTTCACCGTCGAGGAAGTCCGCTACCTCCTGGACCTGTCCAGGGACCTCAAGGCCAAGAAGCGCATGGGCATCTACAACGACGTGCTCAAGGGCAAGAACATCGTCCTGCTCTTCGAGAAGACCTCCACCCGCACGCGCTGCGCCTTCGAAGTGGCCGCGCTGGAGGAGGGGGCCCACGTCACCTTCCTGGACAGCAACAGCAGCCAGATGGGCAAGAAGGAGTCCCTGGAGGATTCCGCCAAGGTGCTGGGCCGCTTCTACGACGGCATCGAGTACCGCGGCTACAAGCAGGAGGTGGTGGAGGCCCTGGCCAAGCACGCTGGCGTGCCCGTCTGGAATGGCCTCACGGACGTGGATCATCCCACCCAGATCCTGGCCGACTTCCTCACCATCGAGGAGCACGTGGCCAAGCCCCTGAACAAGGTGAAGCTGGTCTTCTGCGGGGACATCCGCAACAACATGTCGTACGCCCTCATGTACGGCGCCGCCAAGACCGGCATGCACTTCGTGGGCCTGGGCCCCAAGGCCCTCGCGCCCAGCGAGGACGTGCTCGCCCGCGCCCGCGAGGCCGCGAAGGAGACGGGCGCGATCCTCGAGATCACCGATGATCCCGCCGCGGTGGCCGGGGCCGACGTCATCTACACGGACGTGTGGGCCTCCATGGGCGAGGAGGCGCAGATCCCCGAGCGCGTGCGGCTCCTGACGCCGTACCGCGTCACCCTGGACCTGCTCAAGCGCACGGGCAATCCCGACGTGATCTTCCTCCACTGCCTGCCGGCCTTCCATGACTTCGAGACCAAGCTGGCCAAGGACATGAAGGAGCAGGGCCACGACATCCGCGAAGTCACCGACGAGGTCTTCCGCAGCCGGCACTGCAAGGCCTTCGACGAGGCCGAGAACCGCATGCACACCATCAAGGCCGTGATGGTCGCCACCCTCTAG
- a CDS encoding SDR family oxidoreductase, translated as MVLSRRTFLQAAGTAAAAATLGRTAFAAATLGRTAFAAAPKAPARPAKPLRILVLGGTGYLGPATIEHALARGHKVTMFNRGKTRPDLLPGVERLQGDRDPKKGEGLKALEQGTWDVVIDNSAYYPRHVAASASLLAGRCKQYIIISSISAYKEPNPVNGDERAPLATLADPAVEEMGKQYENYGGLKALCEQAAEKAMPGRVTVVRPGYIVGPDDPTGRFTYWPVRMDRGGEVAVPGGPADPVQIIDVRDLGQWLVHLAETGTRGVFNACGPARKLPWGELVEACRAASSTKPTLTWIPTAFLAKQQGPDFPIWAPAEGETQGFHTWSNLKAVKAGLTFRPVAETVKDTLAWYHGQEQVEKGRIRLAGPDAAAERKLLDAWKTAQK; from the coding sequence ATGGTCCTGTCCCGCCGCACCTTCCTCCAGGCCGCCGGCACCGCCGCCGCGGCCGCCACCCTGGGCCGCACCGCCTTCGCGGCCGCCACCCTGGGCCGCACCGCCTTCGCGGCCGCCCCCAAGGCGCCCGCCAGGCCCGCCAAGCCCCTGCGCATCCTCGTGCTGGGCGGCACGGGCTACCTGGGCCCCGCCACCATCGAGCACGCCCTGGCGAGGGGCCACAAGGTCACCATGTTCAACCGCGGCAAGACGCGGCCGGACCTCCTTCCGGGCGTCGAGCGCCTCCAGGGCGACCGGGATCCGAAGAAGGGCGAGGGGCTCAAGGCCCTGGAGCAGGGGACCTGGGACGTGGTCATCGACAACTCGGCCTACTACCCCCGCCACGTGGCCGCCTCCGCCAGCCTCCTGGCCGGGCGCTGCAAGCAGTACATCATCATTTCCAGCATCTCCGCCTACAAGGAACCCAACCCCGTGAACGGGGACGAGCGGGCCCCCCTGGCCACCCTGGCCGACCCGGCCGTGGAGGAGATGGGCAAGCAGTACGAGAACTACGGCGGCCTCAAGGCCCTGTGCGAGCAGGCCGCGGAGAAGGCCATGCCCGGGCGGGTGACCGTGGTGCGCCCCGGCTACATCGTGGGGCCCGACGACCCCACCGGCCGGTTCACCTACTGGCCTGTGCGCATGGACCGGGGCGGCGAGGTGGCCGTGCCGGGCGGTCCGGCGGATCCCGTCCAGATCATCGATGTGCGGGACCTGGGCCAGTGGCTGGTGCACCTGGCCGAGACGGGCACCCGGGGCGTGTTCAACGCCTGCGGCCCCGCCCGCAAGCTGCCCTGGGGCGAGCTGGTGGAGGCCTGCCGGGCGGCCAGCTCCACGAAGCCCACCCTCACCTGGATCCCCACCGCCTTCCTCGCCAAGCAGCAGGGGCCGGACTTCCCCATCTGGGCGCCCGCCGAGGGCGAGACCCAGGGCTTCCACACCTGGAGCAACCTGAAGGCCGTCAAGGCGGGCCTCACCTTCCGGCCCGTGGCCGAGACGGTGAAGGACACCCTCGCCTGGTACCACGGCCAGGAGCAGGTGGAGAAGGGCCGGATCCGCCTGGCCGGGCCCGACGCCGCCGCGGAGCGCAAGCTCCTCGACGCCTGGAAAACCGCGCAGAAGTGA
- a CDS encoding NTP/NDP exchange transporter → MDAQPSFALKALGRLVQVREGEGRPLVLGTAWFFLLMTGYYLLRPVRDAFGIARGADKLPWLMTATLVCMFAVNPAFAAMVSRLPRRRFVPLAYRLCTLCLVAFYALYRFLPGHGGAALGYVFYVWLSVFNLFAVSVFWAFMADGWNQEQGSRLFGFMAMGGTLGAIVGAAGAQALARGLWRADAGTSLLLAVLCLEAAVLCIRALAARFGMGAGTATREPGPGTLQGLRLIAGSPFLALIALYILLYTLTSTFLYLEQGAIVARTFTGAARTAAFARIDLWVNVLTLATQVLLASRIIARFGLRAVLCFMPVLTLGGFGALAALPTFGTLAVFQVLRRGLHYAVDRPAREALYIPLGPDEKYKAKPFIDTFIYRVGDLLGTWTPAALAALALPVAPAALAASAAWILGASRLGAHWQRR, encoded by the coding sequence ATGGACGCCCAACCCTCCTTTGCCCTCAAGGCCCTCGGCCGCCTCGTCCAGGTGCGGGAGGGCGAAGGCCGCCCCCTGGTCCTGGGGACGGCCTGGTTCTTCCTCCTCATGACCGGCTACTACCTCCTGCGGCCCGTCCGGGACGCCTTCGGCATCGCCCGCGGGGCGGACAAACTCCCCTGGCTCATGACGGCCACGCTGGTGTGCATGTTCGCCGTGAACCCAGCCTTCGCGGCCATGGTCTCCCGCCTCCCGCGGCGCCGCTTCGTGCCCCTGGCCTATCGCCTGTGCACCCTGTGCCTGGTGGCCTTCTACGCCCTCTACCGCTTCCTCCCCGGCCACGGCGGGGCGGCCCTGGGCTACGTGTTCTACGTGTGGCTGAGCGTCTTCAATCTCTTCGCCGTCTCGGTGTTCTGGGCCTTCATGGCCGACGGCTGGAACCAGGAGCAGGGCAGCCGGCTGTTCGGCTTCATGGCCATGGGGGGCACCCTGGGCGCCATCGTGGGCGCGGCCGGCGCCCAGGCCCTCGCCCGGGGGCTCTGGAGGGCCGACGCGGGCACCTCCCTCCTCCTGGCGGTGCTCTGCCTGGAGGCGGCGGTCCTCTGCATCCGGGCCCTCGCCGCGCGCTTCGGCATGGGCGCGGGCACCGCCACCCGGGAACCGGGCCCCGGCACCCTCCAGGGCCTGCGTCTCATCGCCGGGTCGCCCTTCCTCGCCCTCATCGCCCTCTACATCCTGCTCTACACCCTCACGTCCACTTTCCTCTACCTGGAGCAGGGGGCCATCGTCGCCCGCACCTTCACCGGGGCCGCCCGCACCGCGGCCTTCGCCCGCATCGATCTCTGGGTGAACGTGCTCACCCTCGCCACCCAGGTGCTCCTGGCCAGCCGGATCATCGCCCGCTTCGGCCTCCGGGCCGTGCTCTGCTTCATGCCGGTCCTGACCCTGGGCGGCTTTGGCGCCCTGGCGGCCCTGCCCACCTTCGGGACCTTGGCGGTCTTCCAGGTGCTGCGCCGGGGCCTCCACTACGCCGTGGACCGCCCGGCCCGGGAGGCCCTCTACATCCCCCTGGGCCCGGACGAGAAGTACAAGGCCAAGCCCTTCATCGACACCTTCATCTACCGCGTGGGCGATCTCCTGGGCACCTGGACCCCGGCGGCCCTGGCCGCCCTGGCCCTGCCCGTCGCCCCCGCCGCCCTGGCGGCCTCAGCCGCCTGGATCCTGGGGGCCTCCCGGCTGGGGGCCCACTGGCAGCGCCGCTGA
- a CDS encoding glycerophosphodiester phosphodiesterase — MIAPRTFLASILFWSLPAAAPLRAETPPRQEPPMTRILGHRGLSSKHLENSLEAFKAALAAGMDGFELDVQPTADAVCHVLHDDDLGRTAQGRGLLRRLKSSDLPRLRNGEAVPRLSDVLDLPARLINVELKGEPGWVQALAAVEAAGALDRVIFSSFEHSEVLQLWAACPEARCGFLWEPDEAADLDAEALADLPETLTLHLPLSAVKARPAFFAPYAKRIALWGLRTPKDAEGLGFAPGILIVDGLD, encoded by the coding sequence ATGATCGCCCCCCGGACCTTCCTCGCATCCATCCTTTTCTGGTCCCTGCCCGCCGCGGCCCCGCTGCGGGCGGAGACGCCCCCCCGGCAGGAGCCCCCCATGACCCGCATCCTCGGCCATCGCGGCCTTTCGAGCAAGCACCTGGAGAATTCCCTGGAAGCCTTCAAGGCCGCCCTGGCGGCCGGCATGGACGGCTTCGAGCTGGATGTGCAGCCCACGGCGGATGCCGTCTGCCACGTGCTCCACGATGACGACCTCGGCCGCACGGCCCAGGGCCGGGGCCTCCTCCGCCGCCTGAAGAGCTCGGACCTGCCCCGCCTCCGGAACGGCGAGGCGGTGCCCCGCCTCTCCGACGTGCTGGACCTGCCGGCCCGCCTCATCAACGTGGAGCTCAAGGGCGAGCCCGGCTGGGTCCAGGCCCTGGCCGCCGTCGAGGCCGCCGGGGCCCTGGATAGGGTGATCTTCAGCAGCTTCGAGCACAGCGAAGTGCTCCAGCTCTGGGCCGCCTGCCCCGAAGCCCGCTGCGGCTTCCTCTGGGAACCCGACGAGGCCGCGGACCTGGACGCGGAGGCCCTGGCCGACCTGCCCGAAACCCTCACCCTCCACCTGCCCCTGTCCGCCGTGAAGGCCCGCCCGGCCTTCTTCGCGCCCTACGCCAAGCGCATCGCCCTCTGGGGCCTGCGCACGCCGAAGGACGCCGAGGGCCTCGGCTTCGCCCCCGGCATCCTCATCGTGGATGGCCTGGACTGA
- a CDS encoding FAD-binding oxidoreductase: protein MATFPEIPDAAVLTASDTTEAYRHDESHLTGDAPLAVVKPRTPAALRELVRRAKAEGFSLVPRGTGTGKAGGCLPMGPAVVVDMGQYEGRIEVSRPDLALRAPASALLKDVKAAALAEGLFYPPDPNSWDQCAFGGSLATNAGGPGACKYGMTRQWVLAVEALMADGEVHTFGIPSVKCNTGPSLGQLLIGSEGIFGIITGATVRLIPAPQERLTLLLPMERWHDLLELPARLVSAGYLPAAFEFWDPSVLADLRSHGPEAARRMPGEALALLEFDDRDCGTEAFLEGLIEALGDLAEHLQSATDARQREALWEVRRLTSVHLKERYPRKVSEDIVVPRSRVREFFEAMEGMGLPTVTYGHLGDGNLHVNLLAAGETPRPELDRQLVDLFGICVRLGGTLSGEHGIGLAKRDAFHHFSDPYHLEALRGIKQGVDPLGIFNPGKII from the coding sequence ATGGCCACCTTTCCCGAGATCCCCGACGCCGCCGTCCTCACCGCCTCGGACACCACCGAGGCCTACCGCCACGACGAGTCCCACCTGACGGGGGACGCGCCCCTGGCGGTGGTGAAGCCCCGCACCCCCGCGGCCCTGCGGGAGCTGGTGCGCCGCGCCAAGGCCGAGGGCTTCTCCCTGGTGCCCCGCGGCACCGGCACGGGCAAGGCCGGCGGCTGCCTCCCCATGGGACCCGCCGTCGTGGTGGACATGGGCCAGTACGAAGGCCGCATCGAGGTGTCGCGCCCCGACCTGGCCCTGCGGGCCCCCGCCAGCGCCCTGCTGAAGGACGTGAAGGCCGCCGCCCTCGCCGAGGGGCTGTTCTATCCCCCGGATCCGAACTCCTGGGACCAGTGCGCCTTCGGCGGCAGCCTCGCCACCAACGCGGGCGGGCCCGGCGCCTGCAAGTACGGCATGACGCGCCAGTGGGTGCTGGCCGTCGAGGCCCTCATGGCCGACGGCGAGGTGCACACCTTCGGCATCCCCAGCGTCAAGTGCAACACCGGCCCCAGCCTCGGCCAGCTCCTCATCGGCAGCGAGGGCATCTTCGGCATCATCACCGGCGCCACCGTCCGGCTCATCCCCGCGCCCCAGGAGCGCCTGACGCTCCTCCTGCCCATGGAGCGCTGGCACGACCTGCTGGAGCTCCCGGCCCGCCTGGTGTCCGCGGGGTACCTGCCCGCGGCCTTCGAGTTCTGGGATCCCTCCGTGCTGGCGGACCTGCGCAGCCATGGGCCCGAGGCCGCGCGCCGCATGCCCGGGGAGGCCCTGGCCCTCCTGGAGTTCGATGACCGGGACTGCGGCACCGAAGCCTTCCTGGAGGGGCTGATCGAGGCCCTCGGCGACCTGGCCGAGCACCTCCAGTCGGCCACCGACGCGCGCCAGCGCGAAGCCCTATGGGAGGTCCGCCGCCTCACCTCCGTGCACCTCAAGGAGCGCTACCCGCGCAAGGTCAGCGAGGACATCGTCGTGCCCCGCAGCCGGGTGCGCGAATTCTTCGAGGCCATGGAGGGCATGGGCCTGCCCACGGTCACCTACGGGCACCTGGGCGACGGCAACCTCCACGTCAACCTCCTGGCGGCGGGCGAGACGCCGCGGCCCGAGCTGGACCGCCAGCTGGTGGACCTCTTCGGCATCTGCGTGCGCCTGGGGGGCACCCTCAGCGGGGAGCACGGCATCGGCCTCGCCAAGCGGGACGCCTTCCATCACTTCAGCGACCCCTACCACCTGGAGGCCCTCCGGGGCATCAAGCAGGGCGTCGATCCGCTCGGCATCTTCAACCCCGGCAAGATCATCTAA
- the pyrH gene encoding UMP kinase translates to MKYKRILLKLSGEALMGDLGHGIDPEVVSLIAGQVKAIQALGVEVGLVIGGGNIFRGVAGATKGMDRVTADHMGMLATMINALALQDALEQDGIETRVMAGIDVPKVAESYIRRRAMRHLEKGRVVIFGAGTGNPYFSTDTAAALRANEIDAQVVMKATNVDGVYTADPKKDPTATKYDRISFQEVLEKNLKVMDAAAISLCRDNHLPILVFNMTEPGNLLAAVKGQVVGTLVG, encoded by the coding sequence ATGAAATACAAGCGCATTCTCCTCAAGCTTTCCGGCGAGGCCCTCATGGGCGACCTGGGCCACGGGATCGATCCCGAGGTGGTCTCCCTCATCGCGGGCCAGGTGAAGGCCATCCAGGCCCTGGGCGTGGAAGTGGGGCTGGTGATCGGGGGCGGGAACATCTTCCGGGGCGTCGCGGGGGCCACCAAGGGCATGGACCGGGTGACCGCCGACCACATGGGCATGCTCGCCACCATGATCAACGCCCTGGCGCTCCAGGACGCCCTCGAGCAGGACGGCATCGAGACCCGCGTCATGGCCGGCATCGACGTGCCCAAGGTGGCCGAGAGCTACATCCGCCGCCGCGCGATGCGCCACCTGGAGAAGGGGCGCGTCGTGATCTTCGGGGCGGGGACGGGCAACCCCTACTTCTCCACCGACACCGCCGCCGCCCTCCGCGCCAACGAGATCGACGCCCAGGTGGTGATGAAGGCCACGAACGTGGACGGCGTCTACACCGCCGATCCCAAGAAGGACCCCACGGCCACCAAGTACGACCGGATCAGCTTCCAGGAGGTCCTGGAGAAGAACCTCAAGGTCATGGACGCCGCCGCCATCAGCCTCTGCCGCGACAACCACCTGCCGATCCTCGTCTTCAACATGACCGAGCCCGGCAACCTCCTGGCCGCCGTGAAGGGCCAGGTGGTGGGCACCCTGGTCGGCTGA
- the plsX gene encoding phosphate acyltransferase PlsX: protein MDVPSVYHIALDAMGGDHAPRAILEGALAALEAHSDLYLHLVGDEARLRPLMGQLGFKGELLSRCAVVHAATVVEMDDKATSILKEKKDSSIRVAAQMVREGRADGIVSMGHTGAAMVASKMVIGTLPGVDRPALATILPNMKGRPTVLVDVGANVDCRPEHIAQFAMMGAIYAGEVLGIERPRVGVLSVGEEEGKGSATSKEAAQALKDMEINFTGNAEGRDIWNGKFDVIACDGFVGNALLKSAEALAEGLMMGLRDTFYENIFTKLGGLLTKPALKRFAKRLDYAEYGGAPLLGVKGISIIGHGRSNGRAVHSAIRAALMACEHRVNDHIQESLGRLLPQTETRETT, encoded by the coding sequence GTGGACGTTCCCTCCGTCTACCACATCGCCCTGGACGCCATGGGGGGCGACCATGCCCCCCGCGCCATCCTGGAAGGGGCCCTCGCGGCCCTGGAAGCCCACTCGGACCTCTACCTCCACCTCGTGGGGGACGAGGCCCGTCTGCGTCCCCTCATGGGGCAGCTGGGCTTCAAGGGCGAGCTCCTCTCCCGGTGCGCGGTGGTGCATGCCGCCACCGTGGTGGAGATGGATGACAAGGCCACGTCCATCCTGAAGGAGAAGAAGGACTCCTCCATCCGGGTCGCCGCCCAGATGGTCCGGGAAGGCAGGGCGGACGGGATCGTGTCCATGGGGCACACCGGCGCCGCCATGGTCGCCTCCAAGATGGTGATCGGCACCCTGCCGGGGGTCGACCGGCCCGCGCTGGCCACGATCCTTCCGAACATGAAGGGGCGGCCGACCGTCCTCGTGGACGTGGGCGCCAACGTCGACTGCCGGCCGGAGCACATCGCCCAGTTCGCCATGATGGGCGCCATCTACGCGGGCGAGGTGCTCGGCATCGAGCGCCCCCGGGTCGGCGTCCTCAGCGTCGGCGAAGAGGAAGGCAAGGGCTCCGCCACCTCCAAGGAGGCGGCCCAGGCCCTGAAGGACATGGAGATCAACTTCACGGGCAACGCCGAGGGCCGGGACATCTGGAACGGCAAGTTCGACGTCATCGCCTGCGACGGCTTCGTGGGCAACGCCCTCCTGAAGTCGGCCGAGGCCCTCGCCGAAGGCCTCATGATGGGCCTGCGGGACACCTTCTACGAGAACATCTTCACCAAGCTCGGCGGCCTGCTTACCAAGCCGGCCCTGAAGCGCTTCGCCAAGCGCCTCGACTACGCGGAGTACGGCGGGGCCCCGCTCCTGGGGGTGAAGGGCATCTCCATCATCGGCCACGGTCGCTCGAATGGACGGGCCGTCCACAGCGCCATCCGCGCCGCCCTCATGGCCTGCGAGCACCGGGTGAACGACCACATCCAGGAATCCCTGGGGCGCCTGCTGCCCCAGACGGAAACCCGGGAGACAACCTGA
- the rpmF gene encoding 50S ribosomal protein L32 yields the protein MPNPKRRHSRARRDRRRTHDSLEAMSASTCPNCGEAKMPHRVCPSCGFYRGKLTVRPQQTV from the coding sequence ATGCCGAATCCGAAACGACGCCACTCCCGCGCCCGCCGCGACCGCCGCCGCACCCATGATTCCCTCGAGGCGATGAGCGCCAGCACCTGCCCGAACTGCGGCGAGGCCAAGATGCCGCACCGCGTGTGCCCCTCCTGCGGCTTCTACCGCGGCAAGCTGACCGTTCGTCCCCAGCAGACCGTCTGA
- a CDS encoding YceD family protein, with the protein MIDLAQLPPEGATASGAAASLDLGDGTVLRDASWRVRVLPSDGDYFLEVKGAAVWEGACSRCLEPLDLSLELESRFLGSRDAALVSGGNHVIGSQDLDVVFLPEPAVDEEALAVEHFQLHAPMHPLCREDCAGLCPQCGKNWNKGPCSCRPDIVKEPGALAKALSGLKLNLEGD; encoded by the coding sequence ATGATCGATCTCGCCCAGCTGCCCCCCGAAGGCGCCACAGCCTCCGGCGCCGCGGCCTCCCTCGACCTGGGGGACGGCACCGTCCTGCGCGACGCCTCCTGGCGGGTCCGCGTCCTCCCCTCCGACGGCGACTACTTCCTGGAAGTGAAGGGCGCCGCGGTCTGGGAAGGCGCCTGCTCCCGCTGCCTGGAGCCCCTGGACCTCTCCCTGGAGCTGGAAAGCCGCTTCCTGGGGAGCCGGGACGCCGCCCTGGTCTCCGGCGGGAACCACGTGATCGGGTCCCAGGACCTGGACGTCGTCTTCCTCCCCGAGCCGGCCGTGGACGAGGAGGCCCTCGCCGTCGAGCACTTCCAGCTCCACGCCCCCATGCACCCCCTGTGCAGGGAGGATTGCGCCGGTCTCTGTCCCCAGTGTGGTAAGAATTGGAACAAGGGTCCCTGTTCCTGCAGGCCCGACATCGTGAAGGAGCCCGGCGCCCTCGCCAAGGCCCTTTCCGGACTCAAGCTCAACCTGGAAGGGGACTGA
- a CDS encoding type II secretion system protein yields the protein MNKKTQAGFSLMELLVAMMIIAVLATIGIRQFREFSANARYIKAHDTVKIVSEGLDQYFLKHGKYPDLTSFEAMVEPNSPLVKENLIPVGVANQDPWANPFEGKSGKGTYELKCAGDPNGSPDRPPFAVEPGKISGGATGTPSAPAADAKEPGK from the coding sequence ATGAACAAGAAAACCCAAGCCGGCTTCTCCCTCATGGAACTCCTGGTCGCGATGATGATCATCGCCGTCCTGGCGACCATCGGCATCAGGCAGTTCCGGGAGTTCTCGGCCAACGCCCGCTACATCAAGGCGCATGACACGGTGAAGATCGTCAGCGAGGGCCTGGACCAGTACTTCCTCAAGCACGGCAAGTATCCCGACCTGACCTCCTTCGAGGCGATGGTCGAGCCCAACTCCCCGCTGGTCAAGGAGAACCTGATCCCCGTCGGCGTGGCCAACCAGGATCCCTGGGCCAACCCCTTCGAGGGCAAGTCCGGCAAGGGCACCTACGAGCTCAAGTGCGCCGGCGACCCCAACGGGTCCCCGGACCGCCCCCCCTTCGCCGTCGAGCCCGGCAAGATCTCCGGCGGCGCCACCGGAACCCCCTCCGCCCCCGCCGCGGACGCGAAGGAACCCGGGAAATGA
- a CDS encoding sigma-54-dependent transcriptional regulator, with product MHPSAPVRTVLIVEDEPGFRDVLQMGLAPQGFDSQPAGGLAEACQLLSSRAFDAVVSDLRLKDGSGIDLLTWMKARGLETPVVIMTAYATTETTVQALNLGAVDFLTKTKNDIQELTKVLKGIFSVSETSPAAEVRDIGDLVGVGPTIRKVQALVGKVARADTTVLVTGESGTGKEIVARLIHRYSDRAKGPFVPVNCGALPEALLESELFGYEKGAFTGATGLKRGLFEEAEGGVIFLDEIGEIPLPLQVKLLRVLQERRVRRVGATGELPVDARVIGATNRDLRDRVARGQFRQDLYYRLNILHIGLPPLRERQEDLPVLVEHFLARFCRKLGKPPMGLSAEAMDAVRRYRFPGNVRELENLMERCVALNSGGPIGVDLFPDEVLRPGPAAPGAVLEIPGAGFDLEGYLAALKRHFLLGALERAEGNKTRAARLLGMSFRAYRYWLQEMGGAEAPAGAFPLPEAFPPGAAAEGEGKGENVNEFL from the coding sequence ATGCATCCGTCCGCACCCGTCCGAACGGTCCTCATCGTGGAGGACGAGCCCGGTTTCCGGGACGTGCTCCAGATGGGCCTCGCCCCCCAGGGCTTCGACAGCCAGCCTGCCGGCGGCCTGGCGGAAGCCTGCCAGCTCCTGTCCAGTCGGGCCTTCGACGCCGTGGTCTCGGACCTGCGCCTCAAGGACGGCAGCGGCATCGACCTCCTCACGTGGATGAAGGCGCGGGGGCTGGAGACCCCCGTGGTCATCATGACCGCCTACGCCACCACCGAGACCACGGTCCAGGCCCTGAACCTGGGCGCGGTGGACTTCCTGACCAAGACCAAGAACGACATCCAGGAGCTCACCAAGGTCCTCAAGGGGATCTTCTCCGTCTCCGAGACCTCGCCGGCGGCCGAAGTGCGGGACATCGGCGACCTGGTGGGGGTCGGCCCCACCATCCGCAAGGTCCAGGCCCTCGTCGGGAAGGTGGCCCGGGCCGACACCACGGTCCTCGTCACCGGGGAGAGCGGCACGGGCAAGGAGATCGTGGCGCGCCTCATCCACCGCTACTCGGACCGGGCCAAGGGGCCCTTCGTGCCCGTCAACTGCGGGGCCCTGCCCGAGGCCCTCCTGGAGTCCGAGCTCTTCGGCTACGAGAAGGGGGCCTTCACCGGCGCCACCGGCCTGAAGCGCGGGCTCTTCGAGGAGGCCGAGGGGGGCGTCATCTTCCTGGACGAGATCGGCGAGATCCCCCTGCCCCTGCAGGTCAAGCTCCTGCGGGTGCTCCAGGAGCGGCGGGTGCGGCGGGTCGGCGCGACCGGGGAGCTCCCCGTCGACGCCCGGGTGATCGGGGCCACCAACCGGGATCTCCGGGACCGGGTGGCCCGGGGCCAGTTCCGCCAGGACCTCTACTACCGCCTGAACATCCTCCACATCGGGCTGCCGCCCCTCCGGGAGCGCCAGGAGGACCTGCCGGTCCTGGTGGAGCATTTCCTGGCCCGGTTCTGCCGCAAGCTGGGGAAGCCCCCCATGGGCCTCTCGGCGGAGGCCATGGACGCCGTGCGCCGCTACCGGTTCCCCGGCAACGTCCGGGAGCTCGAGAACCTCATGGAGCGCTGCGTCGCCCTCAATTCCGGGGGCCCCATCGGCGTGGACCTCTTCCCGGACGAGGTCCTGCGCCCCGGGCCCGCCGCCCCGGGCGCGGTCCTGGAGATCCCGGGCGCCGGGTTCGACCTCGAGGGCTACCTGGCCGCGCTCAAGCGCCATTTCCTCCTGGGGGCCCTGGAGCGGGCCGAGGGGAACAAGACGCGAGCCGCTCGCTTGCTCGGCATGAGCTTCCGGGCCTACCGCTACTGGCTCCAGGAGATGGGGGGGGCGGAAGCTCCCGCCGGCGCCTTCCCCCTTCCCGAGGCCTTCCCGCCCGGGGCGGCCGCGGAGGGGGAGGGGAAAGGCGAGAATGTCAATGAATTCTTGTAA